A genomic segment from Epinephelus fuscoguttatus linkage group LG17, E.fuscoguttatus.final_Chr_v1 encodes:
- the tril gene encoding TLR4 interactor with leucine rich repeats: MDTGNFLAGICFFLLSLNGLASSSPATSFCPDRCDCQHPQHLMCTNRGLRTVPKPAARVSEEVLIFSLGGNFISNISAFDFTRYSNLVRLNLQYNQIQNIHPKAFEKLSRLEELYLGHNLLSNIPAGTLQSLKKLTILCGNNNDIKKITPELFANLDTLVKLRLDGNSIESLQDSVFKSLTGLHYLHLESNKLQHIHRNAFSKLTNLRFLNLAHNKQSAVRNALTFSQLKALTTLLLSENEIQYVGNHVFQNLKKLSRLSLSNNRISHLESEALRGLSSLRELLIDGNELEEIPAGLLDSLERIEELDFSRNRISSVDSLAFKQLKHLRVLKLKNNMLTSLSGEIFALNNVLYDLDLHGNNWTCDCRLEELKRWMTAARSQGKLLTVFVKCHHPATLRGKYLDYVNSSQLQPLGNWTHLCRSQAGPEESRGGGVLVKVGGKEGGTADIINQEGRGEEGQVEEAEGVDLRQGSRDGVTMRNGGEKRKREGQVEVEIQGDQGGLEMAEASSLQRKKPKKESLSPRSQPAAEAAGKRAKGRRRSNVISKTDPPPTSTQGPAGNQDRSSTDPNIGFTPTSSVQSGEKFDLLRSDQEALPVITDPCVFNRHFITNVSVDQVTSSTVTIYWTTRDHHRYTPGSGPGLDEVHYRILFDRFGTPERFPRYVYARGTARSVTLRELSSDVTYMVCVEGVVGGSVCQVAPRDHCAGLVTLPEGLSRGGLLTSDLQLVTVATLAGNAVLLLVIGGVWLGRSLKRRLQRRKTAVHVRHMYSTRRPFRPTVATASVSADFTSYQSNRPARLAPLEEGDLIEFPCDRFLDTNSVHRDSDMQRFTD; this comes from the coding sequence ATGGATACCGGCAATTTCCTCGCGGGGATATGCTTTTTCCTGCTGTCGCTCAATGGGCTCGCCTCTTCCTCTCCGGCGACAAGCTTTTGTCCCGACCGCTGTGACTGTCAGCACCCGCAGCACCTCATGTGCACCAACCGTGGGTTGCGCACCGTGCCCAAACCCGCCGCGCGGGTGTCCGAGGAGGTGCTGATCTTCAGCCTTGGGGGTAACTTCATTAGTAACATCTCTGCCTTTGATTTCACACGGTACAGTAACCTCGTGCGGTTGAATTTACAGTAcaatcaaatacaaaatattcACCCAAAAGCATTTGAGAAACTCTCCAGGTTGGAGGAGCTGTATTTGGGACATAATCTTTTATCAAATATCCCCGCTGGGACTTTACAGTCCCTGAAGAAATTAACTATTCTCTGTGGAAATAATAATGACATTAAGAAAATCACACCGGAGCTCTTTGCCAACTTGGATACTCTTGTTAAACTGCGTCTGGATGGCAACTCCATAGAATCTCTGCAGGactctgtttttaaaagtttgaCCGGCCTACATTATCTGCACCTGGAATCCAACAAACTGCAGCACATTCACAGAAACGCTTTCTCCAAACTCACCAACCTGCGCTTTCTAAACCTGGCGCACAACAAGCAGTCAGCCGTGCGCAATGCCCTCACTTTCTCCCAACTCAAAGCTCTGACAACTCTACTGCTGTCTGAGAATGAAATTCAGTACGTCGGGAACCACGTCTTCCAAAATCTGAAAAAGCTGTCCAGACTGTCCCTCAGCAACAACAGGATCTCTCATCTGGAAAGCGAGGCTCTCAGGGGGCTGTCGAGCCTCAGAGAACTTCTGATTGACGGCAACGAGCTGGAGGAAATCCCCGCCGGTCTCCTGGACTCTCTGGAGCGCATCGAGGAGCTGGACTTCAGTCGCAACCGAATTTCCAGTGTGGACTCTTTGGCTTTTAAGCAACTTAAACATCTGAGGGTGCTGAAGCTGAAGAACAACATGCTCACCAGCCTGTCTGGGGAAATTTTTGCTCTCAACAACGTACTTTACGACCTGGATCTCCACGGCAACAACTGGACGTGCGACTGTCGCCTGGAGGAGCTGAAAAGATGGATGACTGCTGCGCGTTCTCAGGGCAAACTGTTAactgtttttgtaaagtgtCATCACCCAGCAACTCTGAGGGGGAAATATCTGGACTATGTGAACAGCTCCCAGCTGCAGCCCCTCGGGAACTGGACCCACTTGTGCAGGAGCCAAGCTGGGCCtgaggagagcaggggaggTGGGGTGTTGGTAAAGGTTGgggggaaagagggaggaacTGCGGATATAATAAATCAGGAGGGGAGAGGTGAAGAAGGCCAGGTGGAGGAGGCAGAAGGTGTAGATTTGAGACAGGGCAGCAGGGATGGAGTCACAATGAGGAATGggggagagaaaaggaagagagagggacaggTGGAGGTGGAAATCCAGGGAGACCAAGGGGGTCTAGAGATGGCAGAAGCCTCCTCTCTGCAAAGGAAGAAACCAAAGAAAGAGTCACTCAGTCCAAGATCACaacctgctgctgaggctgctggGAAACGTGCCAAAGGTAGACGAAGGTCAAATGTCATTTCCAAAACTGATCCACCACCTACTTCCACTCAAGGTCCTGCTGGAAACCAGGACAGAAGCTCCACTGATCCAAACATAGGGTTCACCCCCACTTCTTCAGTCCAGTCAGGAGAAAAGTTCGACCTTCTGAGGTCAGATCAGGAAGCTCTACCTGTAATCACAGATCCCTGTGTGTTCAACCGCCATTTTATCACTAATGTTTCAGTGGATCAAGTGACATCTAGTACTGTCACCATCTACTGGACCACCAGGGATCATCACCGCTACACACCAGGATCTGGACCTGGCCTAGATGAAGTCCACTACAGGATTCTGTTTGACCGCTTTGGCACTCCAGAACGTTTCCCCCGCTATGTTTACGCTCGTGGCACAGCTCGCTCTGTAACCCTTAGAGAACTCAGCTCAGATGTGACCTACATGGTCTGCGTGGAGGGAGTAGTAGGAGGATCTGTGTGTCAAGTTGCACCCCGTGACCACTGCGCAGGGCTCGTCACTCTTCCTGAGGGACTCAGCCGTGGAGGcctgctgacctctgacctccagcTGGTGACGGTGGCCACACTGGCTGGgaacgctgtgctgctgctggtcaTTGGCGGGGTCTGGCTGGGGCGGAGCCTAAAAAGGAGGCTGCAAAGGAGGAAGACGGCTGTGCATGTGAGGCACATGTACTCCACCAGGCGACCATTCCGTCCCACCGTGGCGACTGCATCAGTGTCCGCTGACTTCACCAGCTACCAAAGCAACCGCCCAGCCCGACTTGCACCACTAGAGGAAGGGGACCTCATTGAGTTCCCTTGCGACCGCTTTCTGGACACTAACAGTGTTCACAGAGACAGTGACATGCAGAGATTCACTGACTAG